The Neovison vison isolate M4711 chromosome 13, ASM_NN_V1, whole genome shotgun sequence genome includes a region encoding these proteins:
- the PACS2 gene encoding phosphofurin acidic cluster sorting protein 2 isoform X3, whose product MAERGRLGLAGAPAALNTPVPMNLFATWEVDGSSPSCVPRLCSLTLKKLVVFKELEKELISVVIAVKMQGSKRILRSHEIVLPPSGQVETDLALTFSLQYPHFLKREGNKLQIMLQRRKRYKNRTILGYKTLAAGSINMAEVMQHPSEGGQVLCLCSSLKEASVKVAEIWIFSLSSQPIDHEDSAMQAGPKAKSADNYSEEEYESFSSEQEASDDAVQGQDLDEEDFDVGKPKKQRRSIQQNFKQKVVALLRRFKVSDEVLDSEQDPAEHVPEAEEDLDLLYDTLDMENPSDSGPDLEDDDSVLSTPKPKLRPYFEGLSHSSSQTEIGSLHSVRSHKEPPSPADAPEKTRALGGKQPSDSASDTGTPSMPAPGEQPAQPEDSPEAETSALDLFAEKLPPSGRITKTESLVLPSTRSEGKQAGRRGRSTSLKERQPARPQNERANSLDSERCPDTRSQLQIPRKTVYDQLNHILISDDRLPENIILVNTSDWQGQFLSEVLQRHALPVVCTCSAADVQAAFSTIVSRIQRYCNCNAQPPTPVKIAVAGAQHYLSAVLRLFVEQLSHKTPDWLGYMRFLVIPLGSHPVARYLGSVDYRYNNFFQDLAWRDLFNKLEAQSAVQDTPDIVARITQYIAGANCAHQLPIAEAMLTYKQKRKKNFHFDFTLSPDEESSQKFIPFVGVVKVGIVEPSSATSGDSDDAAPSGSSVLSSTPPSTSPAAKEASPTPPSSPSVSGGLSSPSQGLGAELMGLQVDYWTAAPPADRKREVEKKDLPATKNTLKCTFRSLQVSRLPGSGEAAATPTMSMTVVTKEKNKKVMFLPKKTKDKDVESKSQCIEGISRLICTAKHQQNMLRVLIDGVEWNDVKFFQLAAQWSSHVKHFPICIFGHSKSAC is encoded by the exons GTTGTGCAGCCTGACCTTGAAGAAGCTGGTGGTgttcaaggagctggagaaggagctcATCTCGGTGGTGATTGCCGTCAAGATGCAG GGCTCCAAGCGGATCCTGCGCTCCCACGAGATCGTGCTGCCCCCCAGTGGACAAGTGGAGACCGACCTGGCGCTGACCTTCTCCCTGCAG TACCCTCACTTCCTGAAGAGAGAAGGCAACAAGCTCCAGATCATGTTGCAGCGGAGGAAACGGTACAAAAACCGAACGATCCTGGGCTACAAGACGCTGGCGGCAGGCTCCATCAACATGGCCGAG GTGATGCAGCACCCCTCCGAGGGCGGCCAGGTGCTCTGCCTCTGCAGCAGCCTCAAGGAGGCCTCCGTGAAGGTGGCCGAGATCTGGATCTTCTCGCTGTCCAGCCAGCCCATCGACCACGAGGACAGCGCCATGCAGGCGGGGCCCAAGGCCAAGTCTGCAG ATAACTACTCCGAGGAAGAGTACGAGAGCTTCTCCTCTGAGCAGGAGGCCAGCGACGATGCCGTGCAAGGGCAG GACTTGGACGAGGAGGACTTTGATGTGGGGAAACCCAAGAAGCAGCGGCGATCGATA CAACAGAACTTCAAGCAGAAGGTCGTGGCATTGCTGCGGAGATTCAAAGTGTCGGATGAG GTCCTGGATTCGGAGCAGGACCCTGCAGAGCATGTCCCCGAGGCAGAGGAGGACCTGGACCTTCTGTATGACACGTTGGACATGGAAAACCCCAGCGACAGTGGCCCGGACCTGGAGGATGACGACAGTGTCCTCAGCACCCCCAAGCCAAAGCTCAG GCCCTACTTCGAAGGGCTGTCGCACTCCAGCTCACAGACGGAGATCGGGAGCCTGCACAGCGTCCGGAGCCACAAGGAGCCTCCGAGCCCG GCCGACGCGCCTGAGAAGACCCGGGCCCTGGGAGGCAAGCAGCCCAGCGACAGCGCCTCCGACACGGGGACCCCC AGCATGCCCGCCCCTGGGGAGCAGCCGGCACAGCCTGAGGACAGCCCGGAGGCAGAGACCTCGGCTCTGGACCTGTTTGCGGAGAAGCTGCCGCCCAGCGGGCGGATCACCAAGACGGAGTCCCTTGTCCTCCCCTCCACCAG GTCTGAGGGGAAGCAGGCCGGCCGCCGGGGTCGGAGCACGTCCCTGAAGGAGCGGCAGCCGGCGAGGCCGCAGAACGAGCGGGCCAACAGTCTGGACAGCGAGCGGTGCCCGGACACGAGGAGCCAGCTGCAG ATCCCCAGGAAGACGGTGTACGATCAGCTGAACCACATCCTCATCTCTGACGACCGGCTTCCTGAGAACATCATTCTCGTCAACACCTCCGACTGGCAGGGGCAG TTCCTGTCAGAGGTCCTGCAGAGGCACGCGCTGCCCGTGGTGTGCACCTGCTCTGCCGCGGACGTGCAGGCCGCCTTCAGCACCATCGTCTCGAGGATCCAGAGATA CTGCAACTGCAACGCGCAGCCGCCGACGCCCGTGAAGATCGCCGTGGCCGGGGCGCAGCACTACCTCAGCGCGGTGCTGCGGCTCTTCGTGGAGCAGCTGTCCCACAAGACCCCCGACTGGCTGGGCTACATGCGCTTTCTCGTCATCCCGCTGG GCTCCCACCCCGTGGCCCGGTACCTGGGCTCCGTGGACTACCGCTACAACAACTTCTTCCAGGACCTGGCCTGGAGAGACCTGTTCAACAAGCTGGAGGCCCAGAGCGCCG TGCAGGACACGCCAGACATCGTGGCAAGGATCACACAGTACATCGCAGGCGCCAACTGTGCCCACCAGCTGCCCATCGCGGAGGCCATGCTGACCTACAAGCAGAAGAG gaaaaagaactttCACTTTGACTTTACCCTCAG cCCTGACGAAGAGTCCTCTCAAAAGTTCATTCCCTTCGTAGGG GTGGTGAAAGTCGGAATAGTAGAACCGTCCTCAGCCACGTCAG GTGACTCTGATGACGCGGCCCCCTCGGGCTCCAGTGTGCTCTCATCCACCCCACCGTCCACGTCTCCCGCGGCCAAGGAGGCCTCGCCCACCCCGCCTTCCTCCCCGTCGGTGAGCGGGGGCCTGTCCTCCCCCAG CCAGGGCCTTGGCGCCGAGCTGATGGGGCTGCAGGTGGACTACTGGACGGCAGCCCCGCCcgcagacaggaagagagaggtgGAGAAGAAGGACCTGCCCGCCACCAAAAACACGCTCAAGTGCACCTTCCGGTCTCTCCAGGTCAGCAGGCTGCCCGGCAGTGGTGAGGCCGCAGCCACACCCACCATGTCCATGACCGTGGTCACCAAGGAGAAGAACAAGAAGG TGATGTTTCTGCCCAAGAAAACCAAGGACAAGGACGTGGAGTCCAAGAGCCAGTGCATCGAGGGCATCAGCCGCCTCATCTGCACAGCCAAGCACCAGCAGAACATGCTGCGGG tcctcatCGACGGGGTGGAGTGGAACGACGTGAAGTTCTTCCAGCTGGCGGCCCAGTGGTCCTCCCACGTGAAGCACTTCCCCATCTGCATCTTCGGACACTCCAAGTCCGCCTGCTAG
- the PACS2 gene encoding phosphofurin acidic cluster sorting protein 2 isoform X4 translates to MAERGRLGLAGAPAALNTPVPMNLFATWEVDGSSPSCVPRLCSLTLKKLVVFKELEKELISVVIAVKMQGSKRILRSHEIVLPPSGQVETDLALTFSLQYPHFLKREGNKLQIMLQRRKRYKNRTILGYKTLAAGSINMAEVMQHPSEGGQVLCLCSSLKEASVKVAEIWIFSLSSQPIDHEDSAMQAGPKAKSADNYSEEEYESFSSEQEASDDAVQGQDLDEEDFDVGKPKKQRRSIVRTASMTRQQNFKQKVVALLRRFKVSDEVLDSEQDPAEHVPEAEEDLDLLYDTLDMENPSDSGPDLEDDDSVLSTPKPKLRPYFEGLSHSSSQTEIGSLHSVRSHKEPPSPADAPEKTRALGGKQPSDSASDTGTPSMPAPGEQPAQPEDSPEAETSALDLFAEKLPPSGRITKTESLVLPSTRSEGKQAGRRGRSTSLKERQPARPQNERANSLDSERCPDTRSQLQIPRKTVYDQLNHILISDDRLPENIILVNTSDWQGQFLSEVLQRHALPVVCTCSAADVQAAFSTIVSRIQRYCNCNAQPPTPVKIAVAGAQHYLSAVLRLFVEQLSHKTPDWLGYMRFLVIPLGSHPVARYLGSVDYRYNNFFQDLAWRDLFNKLEAQSAVQDTPDIVARITQYIAGANCAHQLPIAEAMLTYKQKSPDEESSQKFIPFVGVVKVGIVEPSSATSGDSDDAAPSGSSVLSSTPPSTSPAAKEASPTPPSSPSVSGGLSSPSQGLGAELMGLQVDYWTAAPPADRKREVEKKDLPATKNTLKCTFRSLQVSRLPGSGEAAATPTMSMTVVTKEKNKKVMFLPKKTKDKDVESKSQCIEGISRLICTAKHQQNMLRVLIDGVEWNDVKFFQLAAQWSSHVKHFPICIFGHSKSAC, encoded by the exons GTTGTGCAGCCTGACCTTGAAGAAGCTGGTGGTgttcaaggagctggagaaggagctcATCTCGGTGGTGATTGCCGTCAAGATGCAG GGCTCCAAGCGGATCCTGCGCTCCCACGAGATCGTGCTGCCCCCCAGTGGACAAGTGGAGACCGACCTGGCGCTGACCTTCTCCCTGCAG TACCCTCACTTCCTGAAGAGAGAAGGCAACAAGCTCCAGATCATGTTGCAGCGGAGGAAACGGTACAAAAACCGAACGATCCTGGGCTACAAGACGCTGGCGGCAGGCTCCATCAACATGGCCGAG GTGATGCAGCACCCCTCCGAGGGCGGCCAGGTGCTCTGCCTCTGCAGCAGCCTCAAGGAGGCCTCCGTGAAGGTGGCCGAGATCTGGATCTTCTCGCTGTCCAGCCAGCCCATCGACCACGAGGACAGCGCCATGCAGGCGGGGCCCAAGGCCAAGTCTGCAG ATAACTACTCCGAGGAAGAGTACGAGAGCTTCTCCTCTGAGCAGGAGGCCAGCGACGATGCCGTGCAAGGGCAG GACTTGGACGAGGAGGACTTTGATGTGGGGAAACCCAAGAAGCAGCGGCGATCGATAGTAAGAACGGCGTCCATGACCAGG CAACAGAACTTCAAGCAGAAGGTCGTGGCATTGCTGCGGAGATTCAAAGTGTCGGATGAG GTCCTGGATTCGGAGCAGGACCCTGCAGAGCATGTCCCCGAGGCAGAGGAGGACCTGGACCTTCTGTATGACACGTTGGACATGGAAAACCCCAGCGACAGTGGCCCGGACCTGGAGGATGACGACAGTGTCCTCAGCACCCCCAAGCCAAAGCTCAG GCCCTACTTCGAAGGGCTGTCGCACTCCAGCTCACAGACGGAGATCGGGAGCCTGCACAGCGTCCGGAGCCACAAGGAGCCTCCGAGCCCG GCCGACGCGCCTGAGAAGACCCGGGCCCTGGGAGGCAAGCAGCCCAGCGACAGCGCCTCCGACACGGGGACCCCC AGCATGCCCGCCCCTGGGGAGCAGCCGGCACAGCCTGAGGACAGCCCGGAGGCAGAGACCTCGGCTCTGGACCTGTTTGCGGAGAAGCTGCCGCCCAGCGGGCGGATCACCAAGACGGAGTCCCTTGTCCTCCCCTCCACCAG GTCTGAGGGGAAGCAGGCCGGCCGCCGGGGTCGGAGCACGTCCCTGAAGGAGCGGCAGCCGGCGAGGCCGCAGAACGAGCGGGCCAACAGTCTGGACAGCGAGCGGTGCCCGGACACGAGGAGCCAGCTGCAG ATCCCCAGGAAGACGGTGTACGATCAGCTGAACCACATCCTCATCTCTGACGACCGGCTTCCTGAGAACATCATTCTCGTCAACACCTCCGACTGGCAGGGGCAG TTCCTGTCAGAGGTCCTGCAGAGGCACGCGCTGCCCGTGGTGTGCACCTGCTCTGCCGCGGACGTGCAGGCCGCCTTCAGCACCATCGTCTCGAGGATCCAGAGATA CTGCAACTGCAACGCGCAGCCGCCGACGCCCGTGAAGATCGCCGTGGCCGGGGCGCAGCACTACCTCAGCGCGGTGCTGCGGCTCTTCGTGGAGCAGCTGTCCCACAAGACCCCCGACTGGCTGGGCTACATGCGCTTTCTCGTCATCCCGCTGG GCTCCCACCCCGTGGCCCGGTACCTGGGCTCCGTGGACTACCGCTACAACAACTTCTTCCAGGACCTGGCCTGGAGAGACCTGTTCAACAAGCTGGAGGCCCAGAGCGCCG TGCAGGACACGCCAGACATCGTGGCAAGGATCACACAGTACATCGCAGGCGCCAACTGTGCCCACCAGCTGCCCATCGCGGAGGCCATGCTGACCTACAAGCAGAAGAG cCCTGACGAAGAGTCCTCTCAAAAGTTCATTCCCTTCGTAGGG GTGGTGAAAGTCGGAATAGTAGAACCGTCCTCAGCCACGTCAG GTGACTCTGATGACGCGGCCCCCTCGGGCTCCAGTGTGCTCTCATCCACCCCACCGTCCACGTCTCCCGCGGCCAAGGAGGCCTCGCCCACCCCGCCTTCCTCCCCGTCGGTGAGCGGGGGCCTGTCCTCCCCCAG CCAGGGCCTTGGCGCCGAGCTGATGGGGCTGCAGGTGGACTACTGGACGGCAGCCCCGCCcgcagacaggaagagagaggtgGAGAAGAAGGACCTGCCCGCCACCAAAAACACGCTCAAGTGCACCTTCCGGTCTCTCCAGGTCAGCAGGCTGCCCGGCAGTGGTGAGGCCGCAGCCACACCCACCATGTCCATGACCGTGGTCACCAAGGAGAAGAACAAGAAGG TGATGTTTCTGCCCAAGAAAACCAAGGACAAGGACGTGGAGTCCAAGAGCCAGTGCATCGAGGGCATCAGCCGCCTCATCTGCACAGCCAAGCACCAGCAGAACATGCTGCGGG tcctcatCGACGGGGTGGAGTGGAACGACGTGAAGTTCTTCCAGCTGGCGGCCCAGTGGTCCTCCCACGTGAAGCACTTCCCCATCTGCATCTTCGGACACTCCAAGTCCGCCTGCTAG
- the PACS2 gene encoding phosphofurin acidic cluster sorting protein 2 isoform X6, with protein sequence MAERGRLGLAGAPAALNTPVPMNLFATWEVDGSSPSCVPRLCSLTLKKLVVFKELEKELISVVIAVKMQGSKRILRSHEIVLPPSGQVETDLALTFSLQYPHFLKREGNKLQIMLQRRKRYKNRTILGYKTLAAGSINMAEVMQHPSEGGQVLCLCSSLKEASVKVAEIWIFSLSSQPIDHEDSAMQAGPKAKSADNYSEEEYESFSSEQEASDDAVQGQDLDEEDFDVGKPKKQRRSIQQNFKQKVVALLRRFKVSDEVLDSEQDPAEHVPEAEEDLDLLYDTLDMENPSDSGPDLEDDDSVLSTPKPKLRPYFEGLSHSSSQTEIGSLHSVRSHKEPPSPADAPEKTRALGGKQPSDSASDTGTPSMPAPGEQPAQPEDSPEAETSALDLFAEKLPPSGRITKTESLVLPSTRSEGKQAGRRGRSTSLKERQPARPQNERANSLDSERCPDTRSQLQIPRKTVYDQLNHILISDDRLPENIILVNTSDWQGQFLSEVLQRHALPVVCTCSAADVQAAFSTIVSRIQRYCNCNAQPPTPVKIAVAGAQHYLSAVLRLFVEQLSHKTPDWLGYMRFLVIPLGSHPVARYLGSVDYRYNNFFQDLAWRDLFNKLEAQSAVQDTPDIVARITQYIAGANCAHQLPIAEAMLTYKQKSPDEESSQKFIPFVGVVKVGIVEPSSATSGDSDDAAPSGSSVLSSTPPSTSPAAKEASPTPPSSPSVSGGLSSPSQGLGAELMGLQVDYWTAAPPADRKREVEKKDLPATKNTLKCTFRSLQVSRLPGSGEAAATPTMSMTVVTKEKNKKVMFLPKKTKDKDVESKSQCIEGISRLICTAKHQQNMLRVLIDGVEWNDVKFFQLAAQWSSHVKHFPICIFGHSKSAC encoded by the exons GTTGTGCAGCCTGACCTTGAAGAAGCTGGTGGTgttcaaggagctggagaaggagctcATCTCGGTGGTGATTGCCGTCAAGATGCAG GGCTCCAAGCGGATCCTGCGCTCCCACGAGATCGTGCTGCCCCCCAGTGGACAAGTGGAGACCGACCTGGCGCTGACCTTCTCCCTGCAG TACCCTCACTTCCTGAAGAGAGAAGGCAACAAGCTCCAGATCATGTTGCAGCGGAGGAAACGGTACAAAAACCGAACGATCCTGGGCTACAAGACGCTGGCGGCAGGCTCCATCAACATGGCCGAG GTGATGCAGCACCCCTCCGAGGGCGGCCAGGTGCTCTGCCTCTGCAGCAGCCTCAAGGAGGCCTCCGTGAAGGTGGCCGAGATCTGGATCTTCTCGCTGTCCAGCCAGCCCATCGACCACGAGGACAGCGCCATGCAGGCGGGGCCCAAGGCCAAGTCTGCAG ATAACTACTCCGAGGAAGAGTACGAGAGCTTCTCCTCTGAGCAGGAGGCCAGCGACGATGCCGTGCAAGGGCAG GACTTGGACGAGGAGGACTTTGATGTGGGGAAACCCAAGAAGCAGCGGCGATCGATA CAACAGAACTTCAAGCAGAAGGTCGTGGCATTGCTGCGGAGATTCAAAGTGTCGGATGAG GTCCTGGATTCGGAGCAGGACCCTGCAGAGCATGTCCCCGAGGCAGAGGAGGACCTGGACCTTCTGTATGACACGTTGGACATGGAAAACCCCAGCGACAGTGGCCCGGACCTGGAGGATGACGACAGTGTCCTCAGCACCCCCAAGCCAAAGCTCAG GCCCTACTTCGAAGGGCTGTCGCACTCCAGCTCACAGACGGAGATCGGGAGCCTGCACAGCGTCCGGAGCCACAAGGAGCCTCCGAGCCCG GCCGACGCGCCTGAGAAGACCCGGGCCCTGGGAGGCAAGCAGCCCAGCGACAGCGCCTCCGACACGGGGACCCCC AGCATGCCCGCCCCTGGGGAGCAGCCGGCACAGCCTGAGGACAGCCCGGAGGCAGAGACCTCGGCTCTGGACCTGTTTGCGGAGAAGCTGCCGCCCAGCGGGCGGATCACCAAGACGGAGTCCCTTGTCCTCCCCTCCACCAG GTCTGAGGGGAAGCAGGCCGGCCGCCGGGGTCGGAGCACGTCCCTGAAGGAGCGGCAGCCGGCGAGGCCGCAGAACGAGCGGGCCAACAGTCTGGACAGCGAGCGGTGCCCGGACACGAGGAGCCAGCTGCAG ATCCCCAGGAAGACGGTGTACGATCAGCTGAACCACATCCTCATCTCTGACGACCGGCTTCCTGAGAACATCATTCTCGTCAACACCTCCGACTGGCAGGGGCAG TTCCTGTCAGAGGTCCTGCAGAGGCACGCGCTGCCCGTGGTGTGCACCTGCTCTGCCGCGGACGTGCAGGCCGCCTTCAGCACCATCGTCTCGAGGATCCAGAGATA CTGCAACTGCAACGCGCAGCCGCCGACGCCCGTGAAGATCGCCGTGGCCGGGGCGCAGCACTACCTCAGCGCGGTGCTGCGGCTCTTCGTGGAGCAGCTGTCCCACAAGACCCCCGACTGGCTGGGCTACATGCGCTTTCTCGTCATCCCGCTGG GCTCCCACCCCGTGGCCCGGTACCTGGGCTCCGTGGACTACCGCTACAACAACTTCTTCCAGGACCTGGCCTGGAGAGACCTGTTCAACAAGCTGGAGGCCCAGAGCGCCG TGCAGGACACGCCAGACATCGTGGCAAGGATCACACAGTACATCGCAGGCGCCAACTGTGCCCACCAGCTGCCCATCGCGGAGGCCATGCTGACCTACAAGCAGAAGAG cCCTGACGAAGAGTCCTCTCAAAAGTTCATTCCCTTCGTAGGG GTGGTGAAAGTCGGAATAGTAGAACCGTCCTCAGCCACGTCAG GTGACTCTGATGACGCGGCCCCCTCGGGCTCCAGTGTGCTCTCATCCACCCCACCGTCCACGTCTCCCGCGGCCAAGGAGGCCTCGCCCACCCCGCCTTCCTCCCCGTCGGTGAGCGGGGGCCTGTCCTCCCCCAG CCAGGGCCTTGGCGCCGAGCTGATGGGGCTGCAGGTGGACTACTGGACGGCAGCCCCGCCcgcagacaggaagagagaggtgGAGAAGAAGGACCTGCCCGCCACCAAAAACACGCTCAAGTGCACCTTCCGGTCTCTCCAGGTCAGCAGGCTGCCCGGCAGTGGTGAGGCCGCAGCCACACCCACCATGTCCATGACCGTGGTCACCAAGGAGAAGAACAAGAAGG TGATGTTTCTGCCCAAGAAAACCAAGGACAAGGACGTGGAGTCCAAGAGCCAGTGCATCGAGGGCATCAGCCGCCTCATCTGCACAGCCAAGCACCAGCAGAACATGCTGCGGG tcctcatCGACGGGGTGGAGTGGAACGACGTGAAGTTCTTCCAGCTGGCGGCCCAGTGGTCCTCCCACGTGAAGCACTTCCCCATCTGCATCTTCGGACACTCCAAGTCCGCCTGCTAG
- the PACS2 gene encoding phosphofurin acidic cluster sorting protein 2 isoform X7, whose amino-acid sequence MAERGRLGLAGAPAALNTPVPMNLFATWEVDGSSPSCVPRLCSLTLKKLVVFKELEKELISVVIAVKMQGSKRILRSHEIVLPPSGQVETDLALTFSLQYPHFLKREGNKLQIMLQRRKRYKNRTILGYKTLAAGSINMAEVMQHPSEGGQVLCLCSSLKEASVKVAEIWIFSLSSQPIDHEDSAMQAGPKAKSADNYSEEEYESFSSEQEASDDAVQGQDLDEEDFDVGKPKKQRRSIVRTASMTRQQNFKQKVVALLRRFKVSDEVLDSEQDPAEHVPEAEEDLDLLYDTLDMENPSDSGPDLEDDDSVLSTPKPKLRPYFEGLSHSSSQTEIGSLHSVRSHKEPPSPADAPEKTRALGGKQPSDSASDTGTPSMPAPGEQPAQPEDSPEAETSALDLFAEKLPPSGRITKTESLVLPSTRSEGKQAGRRGRSTSLKERQPARPQNERANSLDSERCPDTRSQLQIPRKTVYDQLNHILISDDRLPENIILVNTSDWQGQFLSEVLQRHALPVVCTCSAADVQAAFSTIVSRIQRYCNCNAQPPTPVKIAVAGAQHYLSAVLRLFVEQLSHKTPDWLGYMRFLVIPLGSHPVARYLGSVDYRYNNFFQDLAWRDLFNKLEAQSAVQDTPDIVARITQYIAGANCAHQLPIAEAMLTYKQKRKKNFHFDFTLSPDEESSQKFIPFVGVVKVGIVEPSSATSGDSDDAAPSGSSVLSSTPPSTSPAAKEASPTPPSSPSVSRLPGSGEAAATPTMSMTVVTKEKNKKVMFLPKKTKDKDVESKSQCIEGISRLICTAKHQQNMLRVLIDGVEWNDVKFFQLAAQWSSHVKHFPICIFGHSKSAC is encoded by the exons GTTGTGCAGCCTGACCTTGAAGAAGCTGGTGGTgttcaaggagctggagaaggagctcATCTCGGTGGTGATTGCCGTCAAGATGCAG GGCTCCAAGCGGATCCTGCGCTCCCACGAGATCGTGCTGCCCCCCAGTGGACAAGTGGAGACCGACCTGGCGCTGACCTTCTCCCTGCAG TACCCTCACTTCCTGAAGAGAGAAGGCAACAAGCTCCAGATCATGTTGCAGCGGAGGAAACGGTACAAAAACCGAACGATCCTGGGCTACAAGACGCTGGCGGCAGGCTCCATCAACATGGCCGAG GTGATGCAGCACCCCTCCGAGGGCGGCCAGGTGCTCTGCCTCTGCAGCAGCCTCAAGGAGGCCTCCGTGAAGGTGGCCGAGATCTGGATCTTCTCGCTGTCCAGCCAGCCCATCGACCACGAGGACAGCGCCATGCAGGCGGGGCCCAAGGCCAAGTCTGCAG ATAACTACTCCGAGGAAGAGTACGAGAGCTTCTCCTCTGAGCAGGAGGCCAGCGACGATGCCGTGCAAGGGCAG GACTTGGACGAGGAGGACTTTGATGTGGGGAAACCCAAGAAGCAGCGGCGATCGATAGTAAGAACGGCGTCCATGACCAGG CAACAGAACTTCAAGCAGAAGGTCGTGGCATTGCTGCGGAGATTCAAAGTGTCGGATGAG GTCCTGGATTCGGAGCAGGACCCTGCAGAGCATGTCCCCGAGGCAGAGGAGGACCTGGACCTTCTGTATGACACGTTGGACATGGAAAACCCCAGCGACAGTGGCCCGGACCTGGAGGATGACGACAGTGTCCTCAGCACCCCCAAGCCAAAGCTCAG GCCCTACTTCGAAGGGCTGTCGCACTCCAGCTCACAGACGGAGATCGGGAGCCTGCACAGCGTCCGGAGCCACAAGGAGCCTCCGAGCCCG GCCGACGCGCCTGAGAAGACCCGGGCCCTGGGAGGCAAGCAGCCCAGCGACAGCGCCTCCGACACGGGGACCCCC AGCATGCCCGCCCCTGGGGAGCAGCCGGCACAGCCTGAGGACAGCCCGGAGGCAGAGACCTCGGCTCTGGACCTGTTTGCGGAGAAGCTGCCGCCCAGCGGGCGGATCACCAAGACGGAGTCCCTTGTCCTCCCCTCCACCAG GTCTGAGGGGAAGCAGGCCGGCCGCCGGGGTCGGAGCACGTCCCTGAAGGAGCGGCAGCCGGCGAGGCCGCAGAACGAGCGGGCCAACAGTCTGGACAGCGAGCGGTGCCCGGACACGAGGAGCCAGCTGCAG ATCCCCAGGAAGACGGTGTACGATCAGCTGAACCACATCCTCATCTCTGACGACCGGCTTCCTGAGAACATCATTCTCGTCAACACCTCCGACTGGCAGGGGCAG TTCCTGTCAGAGGTCCTGCAGAGGCACGCGCTGCCCGTGGTGTGCACCTGCTCTGCCGCGGACGTGCAGGCCGCCTTCAGCACCATCGTCTCGAGGATCCAGAGATA CTGCAACTGCAACGCGCAGCCGCCGACGCCCGTGAAGATCGCCGTGGCCGGGGCGCAGCACTACCTCAGCGCGGTGCTGCGGCTCTTCGTGGAGCAGCTGTCCCACAAGACCCCCGACTGGCTGGGCTACATGCGCTTTCTCGTCATCCCGCTGG GCTCCCACCCCGTGGCCCGGTACCTGGGCTCCGTGGACTACCGCTACAACAACTTCTTCCAGGACCTGGCCTGGAGAGACCTGTTCAACAAGCTGGAGGCCCAGAGCGCCG TGCAGGACACGCCAGACATCGTGGCAAGGATCACACAGTACATCGCAGGCGCCAACTGTGCCCACCAGCTGCCCATCGCGGAGGCCATGCTGACCTACAAGCAGAAGAG gaaaaagaactttCACTTTGACTTTACCCTCAG cCCTGACGAAGAGTCCTCTCAAAAGTTCATTCCCTTCGTAGGG GTGGTGAAAGTCGGAATAGTAGAACCGTCCTCAGCCACGTCAG GTGACTCTGATGACGCGGCCCCCTCGGGCTCCAGTGTGCTCTCATCCACCCCACCGTCCACGTCTCCCGCGGCCAAGGAGGCCTCGCCCACCCCGCCTTCCTCCCCGTCG GTCAGCAGGCTGCCCGGCAGTGGTGAGGCCGCAGCCACACCCACCATGTCCATGACCGTGGTCACCAAGGAGAAGAACAAGAAGG TGATGTTTCTGCCCAAGAAAACCAAGGACAAGGACGTGGAGTCCAAGAGCCAGTGCATCGAGGGCATCAGCCGCCTCATCTGCACAGCCAAGCACCAGCAGAACATGCTGCGGG tcctcatCGACGGGGTGGAGTGGAACGACGTGAAGTTCTTCCAGCTGGCGGCCCAGTGGTCCTCCCACGTGAAGCACTTCCCCATCTGCATCTTCGGACACTCCAAGTCCGCCTGCTAG